The DNA sequence CGTGTCCCCGGTACGCGTATAGATGCGGGTGAGATTGACCATGGGGCCGAGCCTACGCGGCGGCCCTACGCCCCGGCCTGCCGGAAGAGCCGGGCGCCGAGGGTCACGGCCACCACCGCCAGCGCGGAGGCGACCAGCGCCGCCAGCGCGATCTTCCCGTCCCCGTACTCCCCGGCGAAGGCGGCCCGCACCCCGTCCACGAGATAGCGGAACGGCACGAAGTGCGAGGCGATGTCGAGCCAGCGCGGCCCGAGCGACATCGGCAGCAGAATCCCGGACAGCAGCATCGCGGGCATGGTGAGCGAGTTGATGACCGGCGCGAACCCCTGCGGGGAGGCCACCCGCATCGCCAGCGCGTACGAGAGCGAGGCGAGCGAGACGGTCAGCACGCCGACGAAGACGAAGCCGATGGCCACGCCCAGCACCGGGGCGCGCAGCCCGAGCGCCACGGCGACGCACACCAGCACCAGGGATTGCACCAGCAACTGCACGACGTCCTTGAGCACCCGGCCCATGAGCAGCGCCAGCCGGCTGACCGGGGTGACCCGCATCCGCTCGATGACGCCCGTGCGCCGCTCGAAGACCAGCCCGATCCCGGCGAACGAGGCGCTGAAGAGCCCGAGTTGGATGAGGATGCCGGGGACAATGGTCTGCCAGGAGCTGCCCTGGCCGCCCAGCGGCACATCGGTGAGCAGTGGGCCGAAGAAGACGAGGAAGAGCAGCGGCTGGACCATCCCGAAGACCAGGGCGGGCTTGGAGCGCAGCGTCTGGCGGGCGTAGCGGCCGAAGATCAGGGCCGTGTCGGAGACGAGCTGAGGCATGGGGCCTTCTTCCGGGGTCAGACGGCGAGCGGGGCGGGGTGGCGCGGGGTGGCGCCGCGCCCGGTGATGGCGATGAAGGCGTCCTGGAGGGTGGCGTCCGGCGAGCCGCCGTACCCGGCCTTGAGCCCCGCCGCGGTGCCCTCGGCGGCCACTTGGCCCTGGTCGACGATGACGAGCCGGTCGGACAGGGCCTCCGCCTCGTCCAGGTAGTGGGTGGTCAGGAAGACGGTCATGTCCTGCTCGGCGCGCAGCCGGCGCACCAGCTGCCACAGCTCGGCGCGGCTGCCGGGGTCGAGCCCGGTGGTCGGCTCGTCCAGGAAGAGGATCTCGGGCCGGTGGACCAGGCCGAGGGCGATGTCCAGCCGCCGCCGCTGCCCGCCGGAGAGCGCGGCGCAGGGGCGGTCCAGCAGCTCGGTGAGGTCCAGTTCCCGGGCCAGCTCCGCGGCGCGGGCGGTCGCCTCGGCCTTGCCCATCCGGTAGAGCCGCCCCTGGGTGACCAGTTCCTCCCGTACCGAGACGGTCGGGTCGACCCCGCCGGACTGGGCCACGTATCCGATCCGCCGGCGCACCCCCGCCGGATCGCGGGCGAGGTCGTGGCCGGCCACGGTGGCGCTGCCCCCGGTGGGCGGGAGCAGCGTGGTGAGCATCCGCAGCGTGGTGGTCTTGCCCGCTCCGTTGGGCCCGAGGAAGCCCAGGATCTCCCCGCGTTCGACGGTCAGGTCGATACCGCGCACGGCCGTCACGGGGCCGCGTTTGGTCCGGAAGGTGTGGGTGAGGCCGTTCGTCGTGATGACTGCCATGGGACAAGAAAAACAGGGAGACTCTATTTTTGCAACGACCCCAAAAACCAAGGAGCCCCAGCGAAGTTAGGATGAGGCCATGGCGGAAGGGCTCAGGGAGCGGAAGAAGCGGCAGACCAGGCAGCACATCTCGGACGTCGCGACCGGGCTGTTCATGGAGCGCGGCTTCGAGGCGGTCACGATCGCGGAGATCGCCGAGGCGGCCGAGGTCTCCGTCAACACGGTCTACAACTACTTCCCGGCCAAGGAGGACCTCTTCGTCGACCGCGAGGAGGAGATCGTCGACCGCCCCTCCCGGCTCGTCCGGGAGCGCGCCGTCGGCCAGTCGGCGGCGCGGGCGCTGCTGGACCAGCTGCGCCAGGACATCGGCGAGCGGCACCCCTATGTCGGGCTGACCGCGGGGTTCGACCGGTTCCGGCAGGTCATCGTGGATTCGCCGACGCTGATGGCCCGGCTCTTCACGATCCAGGGCAGGGCCGTCAACCGGCTCGGCGGCACGCTGCGCGAAGAGGCCGCCGCCGCGCCGCAGGACCCGACCCCCGAGTTCATCGCCCATCAGCTCGTCGGCGCGGAGAACGCCGTCCGGCGCGCCATCCAGCACGGGCTCGCGGAGGGCGGCAGCGTGGACGAGGTCGCCGAGGACGCCCTCCGTAAGGTCGACGTCATGGAATCGCTCCTCAGCGACACAGTGCTCAACTATGCGGTGAAGAACACACCGTGACGCGCGTTACGAGGGGCTGCCCGCAGGGGTGAACGGGCGTTAAGGTCCGGCACATCGAATTGTCGCGAAAACGGAAGGGTGTGTGTCGTGGCCAAGAAGCTCGCGGTCATCGGAGCCGGACTCATGGGGTCCGGTATCGCGCAGGTCTCGGCCCAGGCAGGCTGGGACGTGGTGCTGCGTGATGTGACCGACGAGGCGCTGCGGCGCGGTACGGACGCCATCCGTAGCTCGTACGAGAAGTTCGTCTCCAAGGGCAAGCTGGCGGCGGAGGAGGCCGAGCGGGCGCTGGGCCGGATCACCACCACGACCGACCTCGACGCCGCCGCCGAGGCCGATGTCGTGGTGGAGGCGGTCTTCGAGAAGATCGAGGTCAAGCGGGAGATCTTCGGCGCCCTCGACGAGCTGGTCAAGGACGACGCGATCCTGGCGTCGAACACCTCCGCCATCCCGATCACCAAGATCGCCGCGGCCACCCGGCGCCCGGAGCGGGTCGTCGGCACCCACTTCTTCTCGCCGGTCCCGATGATGGGGCTGTGCGAGCTGGTCCGCGGCTACAAGACCAGCGACGAAACCCTGGCCGCCGCACGGGAGTTCGCCGAGGGCGTGGGCAAGACCTGTATCGTCGTCAACCGCGATGTCGCGGGCTTTGTCACCACCCGGCTCATCTCGGCGCTCGTCGTGGAAGCGGCGAAGCTGTACGAGTCGGGGGTTGCCACGGCCGAGGACATCGACACCGCCTGCAAGCTGGGCTTCGGCCATGCGATGGGACCCCTCGCGACGGCCGATCTGACCGGCGTGGACATCCTGCTGCACGCCACCGACAACATCTACACCGAGTCCCAGGACGAGAAGTTCGCACCGCCGGAGATCATGCGCCGGATGGTCGATGCGGGGGACATCGGCCGCAAGAGCGGCGAGGGCTTCTACCGCTACTGAGGGCCCTGGTGCGGCGCCAGGGCCGGAACTCACCCTCGCGGGTGAAATCGGTATCGGTTCGCTTACAGACGGCAACTTCCTCGTATGAGAGGCAGTCAGTTCTGTAGACAGAAATGGCGCATTGACGACACGACGCACCGTAGTGGGGAGCGCATATGCACATCAGGGGCGACCACGCCGAGCTGGTCGTCGGGGGCCGACTGGACGTCCGGAGCGCGGCGGACGCCCGTACGGCCCTGCACACCGCCGTCGACGCCGGCGGCGGGGATCTCGTTCTCGACCTCACCGAATTGGACTCCTGGGACGCCACCGGACTCGGGGTGATCATGGGTGCGCACCGCCGGGCCGGCCGGATGGGCAGACGGCTCGTGCTGCGCGGGGTGCCGCCCCAGATGCAGCGGCTGCTGGTGGCCACCCGGCTGCACCGCATCCTGGCGATCGAAGGCGGTCTGGAGGCGGAGTCGCTGCCGCGGGTCTGAGCGGCGTGGGCCGGTTGCCCGGGGGCGCGTTGGCGGGGGTGGCGCGTTGCCCGGGGTGGCGCGGGCGCCCTCCGGCGCGGTGGATACTGTGAGCAGGTCCAGGCCGTCGCATACGGCCCGGGGTTCGGTGGACGCCGGACGCACTCTCTACGGCGGCACCGGACCAGAAGCGAAGGCAGGCCGGGGAGCCTTACAGCACGCCACGCCTCTGGGGGGCAAGGACCATGGACCCGAAGAACGACAGACCGGAAGAGCACGGTCACGACGACGCCGGGCCGGGCGGGGCCTCCGGCGCGCCTGTGGCGGACGGCGACGGCTCGTCGTCGCGCCCGTCCGCCGTACGCGTGCCGGGGCTGCCGGGGGACGAGCCGACGCCCCCTCCGGGCGGGCCGGTGCCCGGCTCGTCCGCCTCCTCTGCCTCCGCCGGGTCTGCTGCCTCTGCCGGCTCTGCCGCGGGGCCGGTCCGCACCGCGCGCATCGTCACCGGTGACCATCTGCTGACGGTCAACCCCGTGGACGGCAGCGAGATAGAACCCTGCTCGCCCGGAGAGCGCCCCGACCGGCCCGAGCGCCACGGCCCCGACGAGCGCGAGGAGTTGCGCCGCGCCGCCGCCCCGCCGCGTCCGTCCGGCACCGTCGTACCCGAGCTGCCGATGCTGGAGCGCGACGACGAGCGGGACCGGCTCGCCCGGCTGGTCGCCCGCGGCCGCTCGGTGCGGGTCACCGGGCCCTCCGGCGTGGGGCGCAGCACCCTGCTGGAGGCCGTCGCCGCCGACTGCGAGCGGCTCGCGCCCGACGGTGTCGTACGCCTCTCCGGCTACCGCCGCACCCCCGCCGACCTCCTCCACGACCTCTACGCCGCCGTCTTCAGCGCCCCGCTGTACCGGCCCGACCGGGCGGAGCTGCTGGACGCGGTCCAGGAGATCGGCGCGGTTGTCGTCCTCGACGACATCGAGTTCGGCGGCACCGCGCTGGACGAGTTCCTCGACGCGACCCCCGAATGCGCGTTCCTGATCTCCGCCACTCCCGACGTCCCGAGCCCGTCCCCCGACGCGCACCTCGAGGAGGTCTCCCTCTCCGGGCTCAGCCGTACGGCCGGTCTCGAACTGCTGGAGCGGGCCGCACGGCGGCCGCTGGCGGAGGACGAGGTGAGCTGGGCGGCGGATCTGTGGTTCGAGTCCGAGGGGCTGCCGCTGCGCTTCGTGCAGGCGGGCGCGCTGCTGCGGCAGCGGGACGCCCTGCGCGACGACCCCGCCGGGCCGGAGGCGGACGAGGGCCACGAGGCCGCGCTGCCCTCGCTCGCCGAGGCGGCGTCCCCCGCCGCGCTGCTCGCCGCCCGGCTGAGCGAGACGGCCCGCGACGCCCTGCGGTTCGCGGTCGCGCTCGGCGGCGAATGCCCGCACCGGGCCCATCTGCCCGCGCTCACCGGGGACACCCACGCGGACGCGGCCCTCGGCGAACTGCTCGGCTGCGGCCTCGTCACCCCGGCCGGATCGCACTACCGGCTGGCGGCGGGCGTCACCGACCACCTCGCGCAGGAGGGCTACGCCGACGAGAACGCCGGGCGTGCGCACACCCTCGCCGAGCACTACGCCTGGTGGGCCGGCCACCGCTCGGTGGCGCCCGAGCGCGTGGCCGCCGAGGCCGACGCGATCCTCGCGGCGATGGCCGCGCTCATCGGCAGCCGCGAGGCGGGCCACGCCGACGCCGCCGTGCGCCTCGCCCGCGCCGCCGCACCCGCCTTCGCCGCGGCGCTGCACTGGGGCGCCTGGGAGCGGGCGGTGCGCCACGGCCAGGAGGCCGCGCGGCTGGCGGGACAGGTCGCGGACGAGGCGTACTTCCACCATGAGCTGGGCGTCCTCGCGCTGTGCACGGGCAATCTGGACCGGGCCCGCGCGGAGTTGGAGGCGTCGATCGGGCTGCGCGGCGTCCTCGCGGACAAGCGGGGCACGGTCGCGGGCCGGCGCGCGCTGGCCCTGGTCGCCGACCGCTCGCCGGGCTCGGCGATGGCCGGGGCGTTCGGGGTGAGCGGCAAGGGCGTGGCGTCCCCGAGTGCGTCCTCCGGCGCGTCTTCCGGTGCGCCTTCGGGTACGTCCTCGGGTGCGTCCTCCGGCGCGTTCTCGGCGGCGGGCGCCGGGCCGGACGACACGGAGACCACGATCGTCACCCCGAAGGTGGCGGCGACGACGCCGCTGGCCGCCCTGGGCACGACGGCGGTGACGGCCACGGCGGCGACGGCGGCGATCCCGGCCGTCTCCCGGACCTCGGTGGCCGCTTCCGCCACCCCGGCGGCCCCCGGCACCGCGTCCGCCTCCGGCGGGTCCTCCGCCGGGCTCTCCGGCGGCAAGCCGCGCGGTCTGCGCCGCCTGGCGGCGCACGGTGCCCGGCGCAATGTGGTCGCGGCGGCCGCCGGTGTGCTGCTGGTGGCCGTGCTCGGCACCGTGGTGACCCTGGGCGCCACCTCGGGCAACGACCACGACACCCCCACCGACAAGGTCAAGCCGGGCCGGTCGGCCACGCAGCGGGACGACGACCCGACCGCCGACGAGCCCACGAGCGGCACCAGCCAGGCCCCCCAGCCGGGCCTCAGCGGGGCGCCGCAGGCGCCCGCGTCCCCGTCCGCGCCGAGCAGCGGCTCGCCCAGCGGGTCCACGGCGTCGAGCGGCCCGTCGTCGACGAGCGGCGCGCCCTCGGACAGCGGGCAGCCGCCCTCGCCGCCGTCGTCGGACCCCACGACCCAGCGTCCGAAGCCCACGAGCAAGCCGCCGACGGACAAGCCGACGACCCCGACCGGTCAGCCCAGCGAGCCGACGCCCTCGACCTCCGCCCCGACCACGACCCCCACCGACGGCACGTCCAACACCGCGAGCGCCCCCACCACCCACACGGCCTCGGCCACCGCCGGCCCGGTCGGGGCGTAACCCCGCTCCCGCCGCGGCCGGACGCCGGACGCACACGCACCGGGACACCAGGCGGACGCCGGGCGGACCACAGGCGGACGCCGGGCGGCCACAGGCGCCGGAACGAGCCGGATCCCGCCCGGCCCCCGTGGCGGGATGTGGTCGGCTCAGGGGCCGGGGAAGGGTCCGTACGACGGAAGAAGGCCCGGGGCCGTCGGCCCCGGGCCCCAGCGGCCGGTCAGAAGAGGCGGAGCTTGTCGTCCTCGATGCCCCGGAGCGCGTCGTAGTCCAGCACCACGCAGCCGATGCCCCGGTCGGTGGCGAGGACGCGGGCCTGGGGCTTGATCTCCTGGGCGGCGAAGATGCCCTTCACCGGGGCGAGATGCGGGTCCCGGTTGAGGAGTTCGAGATAGCGGGTGAGCTGCTCGACCCCGTCGATCTCACCACGGCGTTTGATCTCCACGGCGACCGTCGCCCCGTCCGCGTCGCGGCAGAGAATGTCCACGGGGCCAATGGCAGTGGGGTATTCACGCCGAATAAGCGTCCAGCCATCGCCGAGTGTCTCGATACGGTCGGCGAGCAGCTCCTGGAGATGCGCCTCGACCCCGTCCTTGATCAGCCCGGGGTCCACGCCGAGTTCGTGCGAGGAGTCGTGGAGGATCTCCTCCATCGTGATGATGAGCTTCTCGCCCGCCTTGTTCACGACCGTCCACACATCGTCGTCGCCTTCCTTCAGCGTGCACGGCGGAGACATCCAGTTGAGGGGTTTGTAGGCCCTGTCGTCCGCGTGGATGGACACGCTGCCGTCGGCCTTGACGAGGATCAGACGGGGTGCCGAGGGAAGGTGGGCGGTGAGGCGGCCGGCGTAGTCCACAGAGCACCGGGCGATGACGAGACGCATGGTCGGCAACGCTACTCGACCACCACCGCCTCACGCGATTCGTCCGTCGATGGCCCCCTTCGGCGATGGCTGGTTGTGTGCCCATTCTCCTGGTGCGGGGGCAGTGGCCGAATTACCGTTGAAGCGGGTGGTCGTCGGATGGGTACGCTGCGTCGCCGTCCGCCCTTCCCGTCCCTGAGACCCCGCTCGCGGGGTCGCGAGAGGAGAACCCATGTCGCTCGACGTCTCACCGGCCCTGCTCGAACAGGCCGAGCGAGGCGAGGTCGACGAAGCCGCCTTCGTCGACTGCGTCAGGAACTCCCTACCCTACGCATGGGAGATGATCAGCTCACTGGTGGCACAGCTGAAGGTGGACGGCGGGGAGTTCGCCGACAACCAGACGCCGCCGCCCGACGAGCAGGCACGCGGTCAGCTGCTCCGCGCACTGGCGAGTGACGCGATACGCGGCGCGCTGGAGCGCCACTTCGGGGTGCGACTGGCCTTCCAGAACTGCCACCGGGTCGCGGTCTTCCCGGTGGACGCCTCCGCCGACGAACGCCTCGCCCGCTTCACCTCGGTCCGGGGGCAGCTGCTCAACCAGTCACCCGAGCTCCGCGACTGCTGACGGGACCTCCGCTGCCGCTCCGCCAGGGGGAGGTGTATCAGCGCAGGAGCGGCAGCACCTCACCACCGAGCCGACGCACATTCTCCTCCGTGGTCGCCAGATCCCCCGACCCCTCGACCAGCAGCGCGAACCGGCGGATACCGGTGTGCTCCGCGGTCGCCGCCAGCCGGTCGGCGCACAGCCGCGGCGATCCCACCGGATGCAGCTCGCACAGCAGCTCCGCGTAGGCCACGGGGTCACGCATCCGGCGCTGCCGGCCGTCGACCGTCACATGCGCGTCCAGCCCCTGCCGTAACCAGCCGGGCATCGCCTTGACCAGGGTCTCGGCCGCCGTCTGCCGGGAGTCCGCGACCTGCACCACCCCGGCCGAGACATGCCGCGCCGCCACCGCCTCGACGTCCTCCGGGGTACGGCCCGCCTCCAGCGCGCACTGCCGCCACAGGCCGACCACCTCGGCTTTCTCCTCGTCCCCGCAGTGCATGCCGAGCAGCATGGGCAGCCCGCGCTCGGCGGCGAGCCGCACACTGGCGGGCGAGGTGCAGGCGACGAGCACCGGCGGGGCGCCCACCGCCTGTCCTTCCAGGCCTTCCGGTCGTTCCCGGCCTTCCGGCCCTTCCGGTCCGCCGAGGGCGTCGTCGGCGCGCGGCACCACCGCCACCTCGCGGAAGGAGTACCGCTCCCCGTCCGCCCCCACCCGTGGCTCGCGCAGCCAGCGCAACAGCAGATCGAGCGATTCGGGGAAGCCCTGCTCGTACGCCCGCAGCCCGGAGCCGAAGACCTCGAGATCCACCCAGGGGCCGCCGCGGCCGACACCCAGCGTGAACCGGCCACCGGAGAGGAGGTGGAGCAGTGCGGCCTGCTCACCCAGCGCGACGGGATGCGCGGTCGGCAGTACGCTCACCGCCGTACCGACGCCGATCCGGCGGGTACGTCCCAGCACCAGCCCGGCCAGGGTGACCGCGGACGGACAGACCCCGTACGGAACGAAGTGGTGCTCGGCGATCCAGACCGCGTCCAGTCCGGTCTCCTCGGCGAGCTCGGCCGACCGCACCGCCCGGTGCAACGCCTCTTCCTGTCCCTGGCCAGGGAATTGAGCGGCCAGGATAAAAGCCCCCACATCCATTGTGAACTGCCTCCTTGTCGCGGCTCAGCTGCCGACGCGGGCATTCCCCCTCATAGGCATTAACGCCTGACACGTGCCAAGGGCACGGGCGGGCATGAAGTTTTCATGATGATCGGAGGGCGGGTGTGGACGACGGCTTACCGGGGCGGTGACTGTAGCGCGTACGCTGGTCACAGCCCGTTAGCTCCCAGTTCTGTCGAGGTGCCCCGTGTCTCCACGCCGAAACCGCCCGCGAGGCGGCGAGAAGCCCGAGAAGCCCGTCGGTCGGGAGGGCACGGACCGTTATGGCCTCGATCGCATGGAGAGCTGGCAGGGGGAGGAGTGGGTGGTCCGGCAGGTCGGCGGCACAGCCGCCGCCAAGCACTACCGCTGCCCCGGCTGCGACCAGGAGATTCCGCCGGGGGTGGCGCATGTGGTCGCCTGGCAGCAGCACATGGGCGCGGACGACCGGCGCCACTGGCACAAGGCGTGCTGGAACGCACGGGACCGCCGGAGCGCCAAGCTCCAGCGGTCCCGTAACGCGCCGAGATACTGACTCAGGCCCCCCGCCGGCCCTCCTCATCGCTCCTACGCGTCATCGCTACACATCGCGCCTCTCCAGCAGCACATACGCCCCGACCAGCGCCCCCGCCGCGATCGCGGCCAGCACTCCCAGCTGAGGCCAGCCGCTGTTCAGGCTGTCGTCGATCCGGAAGAGGGAGGCCAGCGCCTGGGGCGAGGCGTACTCCTGCATCTTCACACCCAGATCGCGGAGGCTGTCCGACATCATCAAGAACGCGGGGAGGATGGACGGCAGCAGCACCACACCGAGCATCGTGGTGATGGCGCCCGCGGAGTGCCGCAGCATCGACCCGACGGCCAGCGACAGCAGCCCCAGCAGCGACACATACAACCCCGCGCCGACCGTCGCGCCCAGTATCTGGTCGTTCGTCGGCTCCATGACCTCCGGTCCGCTGTGCATCCCCATGCTGGCGTAGGCCACCAGCGTGAGCGCGAGCGTCGTGGTGGTGAACGACAGGGCGAAGAAGACCAGCACCTTGGCGGTGAGCACCCGTGAGCGCTGCGGGGAGGCGGTGAAGGTGGTCCGGATCATCCCGGTGCCGTACTCGGAGGTGATCACGAGCACCCCGAGGGTGACGATGCACAGCTGGCCGAGCAGGATGCCGAAGAATCCGGGGAGGGTGGTGGGGACGTCGCTGTAGTCGGTGTCACTGGTGCCCGCCGCCACCAGCAGCCCGACCCCGGCGACCAGCGCGACCATGACGCTCAGCGTCCAGATCGTGGAGCGCACCGACTTGATCTTCGTCCACTCGGAGGCGAGGGCGTTGCCGAGGTGGGTGCGCCGGACCGGGATCGGCGAGGTGTACGGGCCGACGGCGGCGTACGGCTGCGAGGGAGACCCGAACGGCATCGGCTGGTGTGCCTGCGGCTGCGCCTGCGCGTGCGATCCGGGGTGCTGCGGCGCCGCCTGGTGCGGTTGCCGCGGCGGCATCGGCGGGGCTGCTTGCGGAGGCCCCTGGGGAGGACCCTGCGGGGGGACGGGCGCCTGGGACTGGTGCTGGTACGGGGTCGTCATCGGGCGTCCTCGGTGTCGCTCTTGTTCAGATCTGCGGGGGCGGGCGGCGCCGCGGGCGGCTGAGCCGGGGGAGCCGGGGGAGCGGTGGGCAGCATCGCGGGCGCGGCGGGTGCCGCGGGCGCGGCGGCGGAGGCGGCCGGAGCAGCGGGAGCGGCAGGACCGGCCGGCGCGGCGGGAGAGGCCGGCGCGGCGGGGATCGCCATGCCCGGGGCGTGCGGCTGCGGCGGGGCCGGCGGTTCCGCGTACCCCGGCAGCACGGTCCCGGGCGGGAAGCCCACGGGCTGTCCCGGAGCGGCCGGCGCATAGCCGTACGGCCCGCCCTGCGGCACCGCGCCGGGGACCGCCTGCTGGAGGGCGGCGCGCTCGTCGAGGGTCGAGCGGTAGTCCACCGCGCCCTGCGTCATCCGCATGTACGCCTCTTCCAGCGACGCCTGGTGCGGGGAGAGCTCCCACAGCCGGACGTCCGCCCCATGCGCCAGATCGCTGATGCGCGGCAGCGGCAGCCCGGTCACCCGCAGCGCGCCGTCCTGCTCCGGCAGCACCTGGCCGCCCGCCTCGCTCAGCGCGGCGGTCAGCTTCTCGCGCTGCTGCGGATCGCCCTCGGGGGTGCGGACGCGTGCGAAGTCCGCCGAGTTGTAGGAGATGAAGTCCTTGACGCTCATATCGGCGAGCAGTTGTCCGCGCCCGATCACGATCAGATGGTCGGCGGTGAGCGCCATCTCGCTCATCAGATGGCTGGAGACGAAGACGGTGCGGCCCTCGGAGGCCAGCTGCTTCATGAAGTTACGGACCCAGAGGATGCCCTCGGGGTCCAGGCCGTTGACCGGCTCGTCGAAGAGCAGCACCTGGGGATCGCCGAGGAGGGCGGCCGCGATGCCCAGACGCTGTCCCATGCCGAGGGAGAAGCCCTTGGAGCGCTTGCGCGCCACGTTCTGGAGTCCCACCACGCCCAGCACTTCGTCGACCCGGCGGGCCGGAATCCCGGACAGCTGGGCGAGGCAGAGCAGATGCTGCCGTGCGCTGCGGCCGCCGTGCACCGCCTTGGCGTCGAGGAGCGCGCCCACCTGGCGGGGGGCGTTGGGCAGTTTGCGGAACGGGTAGCCGCCGACCGTGACATGGCCGGCGGTGGGCTCGTCGAGGCCCAGGATCATCCGCATCGTGGTGGACTTGCCCGACCCGTTGGGCCCGAGGAAGCCGGTGACGGCACCCGGCCGCACCTGGAAGGACAGGTTGTACACGGCCGTCTTGGCGCCGTAGCGCTTCGTCAGGCCGACTGCCTCGATCATTCTCCGCCCCTCATGAGCATGGGTCGGGCGTGCTCGCCCCCGGTGAGGCTTAGGAGGATAACGGCGTGTTGACGGTTCCCGTTATTCGAGGGATGAGAGCGCATCGTAACCCTGGGGCCGTCCGGGGCCGCCGCGCTCGTCCTCCGGGCAGCGCAGAAGGGCGGGTTGGGGCAGCGCCCAGCCCTCCTCCTGGAAGATCCGGGTGCCGGTCGCCCGCACGGCGGGGCCGGCGCCCGCTCGGGCGACCCAGGCCCCAGGGTCGGGGCCGAGGAGTGCGCGCAGCCGCGCCGAACCGGCGAGCAGCCGGGTGAGCAGGGCGCTTTGGTCGCCGCCGCCGGGGAGGGGGCGTTCGGTGCCGTCCGGGGACACCAGCACCCCGCGCTCGCCGACGTAGAGATACGCGCCCCGGAGCCGCTCGCCGGACGGCATGACCATCGGGTACTCCGCACCGGGCAGCAGGACGCGGCGGTAGTTGGGGTACTCGGTGGCGTCCACGGCCGCCAGCTGCTCGGCGTCCAGCCAGCTGACGACCAGGGGGGTGCGGGCTCCGGGCGCCGTGTACGGGGCGGAGGCCACGTAACCGTACCGGCCGATGTGGGCCGAGCAGCCGACCGCGATGCCGTGCACGTCGACCGGGACC is a window from the Streptomyces luomodiensis genome containing:
- a CDS encoding ABC transporter ATP-binding protein, giving the protein MIEAVGLTKRYGAKTAVYNLSFQVRPGAVTGFLGPNGSGKSTTMRMILGLDEPTAGHVTVGGYPFRKLPNAPRQVGALLDAKAVHGGRSARQHLLCLAQLSGIPARRVDEVLGVVGLQNVARKRSKGFSLGMGQRLGIAAALLGDPQVLLFDEPVNGLDPEGILWVRNFMKQLASEGRTVFVSSHLMSEMALTADHLIVIGRGQLLADMSVKDFISYNSADFARVRTPEGDPQQREKLTAALSEAGGQVLPEQDGALRVTGLPLPRISDLAHGADVRLWELSPHQASLEEAYMRMTQGAVDYRSTLDERAALQQAVPGAVPQGGPYGYAPAAPGQPVGFPPGTVLPGYAEPPAPPQPHAPGMAIPAAPASPAAPAGPAAPAAPAASAAAPAAPAAPAMLPTAPPAPPAQPPAAPPAPADLNKSDTEDAR
- a CDS encoding ATP/GTP-binding protein, which gives rise to MSPRRNRPRGGEKPEKPVGREGTDRYGLDRMESWQGEEWVVRQVGGTAAAKHYRCPGCDQEIPPGVAHVVAWQQHMGADDRRHWHKACWNARDRRSAKLQRSRNAPRY
- a CDS encoding ABC transporter permease: MTTPYQHQSQAPVPPQGPPQGPPQAAPPMPPRQPHQAAPQHPGSHAQAQPQAHQPMPFGSPSQPYAAVGPYTSPIPVRRTHLGNALASEWTKIKSVRSTIWTLSVMVALVAGVGLLVAAGTSDTDYSDVPTTLPGFFGILLGQLCIVTLGVLVITSEYGTGMIRTTFTASPQRSRVLTAKVLVFFALSFTTTTLALTLVAYASMGMHSGPEVMEPTNDQILGATVGAGLYVSLLGLLSLAVGSMLRHSAGAITTMLGVVLLPSILPAFLMMSDSLRDLGVKMQEYASPQALASLFRIDDSLNSGWPQLGVLAAIAAGALVGAYVLLERRDV